The Bubalus kerabau isolate K-KA32 ecotype Philippines breed swamp buffalo chromosome 16, PCC_UOA_SB_1v2, whole genome shotgun sequence genome includes a region encoding these proteins:
- the NIPSNAP1 gene encoding protein NipSnap homolog 1 isoform X1, with amino-acid sequence MAPRLCSISAATRRLLGGPGSGPRDVAAVAAARPWLRVQDSVCSGRFAKEVRTPVPPPVERRQGSVLPSSLGVKLFYSKDNEGSWFRSLFVHKVDPRKDAHSTLLSKKETSNLYKIQFHNVKPECLDAYNSLTEAVLPKLHLDEDYPCSLVGNWNTWYGEQDQAVHLWRFSGGYPALMDCMNKLKNNKEYLEFRKERSQMLLSRRNQLLLEFSFWNEPQPRAGPNIYELRTYKLKPGTMIEWGNNWARAIKYRQENQEAVGGFFSQIGELYVVHHLWAYKDLQSREETRNAAWRKRGWDENVYYTVPLVRHMESRIMIPLKISPLQ; translated from the exons ATGGCTCCCCGTCTATGCAGCATCTCTGCGGCGACGCGGCGGCTGCTGGGGGGCCCGGGCTCGGGCCCCCGGGACGTTGCGGCTGTGGCTGCGGCGCG CCCTTGGCTCAGGGTTCAGGACAGTGTGTGCTCAGGAAGATTTGCCAAAGAAGTGAGGACACCTGTCCCCCCACCTGTGGAAAGGAGGCAGGGGTCTGTCCTGCCCAGCAGCCTAGGTGTGAAGCT CTTCTATTCCAAGGACAATGAAGGCAGCTGGTTCCGGTCCCTCTTCGTACACAAGGTGGACCCCCGGAAGGACGCCCACTCCACGCTGCTGTCCAAGAAGGAGACCAGCAACCTCTATAAGATCCAGT TTCACAATGTGAAGCCCGAGTGTCTGGACGCCTACAACAGCCTGAC GGAGGCCGTGCTGCCCAAGCTGCACCTGGATGAGGACTACCCCTGCTCGCTCGTGGGCAACTGGAACACGTGGTATGGGGAGCAGGACCAGGCAG TACACCTATGGCGATTCTCAGGGGGCTACCCAGCCCTCATGGACTGCATGAACAAGCTCAAGAACAACAAG GAGTACCTGGAGTTCCGAAAGGAGCGGAGCCAGATGCTGCTGTCCAGGAGAAACCAGCTGCTCCTTGAGTTCAGCTTCTGGAACGAGCCACAGCCTAGAGCCGGCCCCAACATCTACGAGCTGAGGACGTACAAGCTCAAG CCAGGAACCATGATCGAGTGGGGGAACAACTG GGCTCGGGCCATCAAGTACCGGCAGGAGAACCAGGAGGCGGTGGGCGGCTTCTTCTCGCAGATAGGAGAGCTCTACGTCGTGCACCATCTCTGGG CCTATAAAGACCTGCAGTCTCGGGAGGAGACCAGAAATGCTGCCTGGAGGAAGAGGGGCTGGGACGAAAATGTCTACTACACAG TCCCCCTGGTGCGACACATGGAGTCTCGGATCATGATCCCTTTGAAGATCTCACCTCTccagtga
- the NIPSNAP1 gene encoding protein NipSnap homolog 1 isoform X2, protein MAPRLCSISAATRRLLGGPGSGPRDVAAVAAARFYSKDNEGSWFRSLFVHKVDPRKDAHSTLLSKKETSNLYKIQFHNVKPECLDAYNSLTEAVLPKLHLDEDYPCSLVGNWNTWYGEQDQAVHLWRFSGGYPALMDCMNKLKNNKEYLEFRKERSQMLLSRRNQLLLEFSFWNEPQPRAGPNIYELRTYKLKPGTMIEWGNNWARAIKYRQENQEAVGGFFSQIGELYVVHHLWAYKDLQSREETRNAAWRKRGWDENVYYTVPLVRHMESRIMIPLKISPLQ, encoded by the exons ATGGCTCCCCGTCTATGCAGCATCTCTGCGGCGACGCGGCGGCTGCTGGGGGGCCCGGGCTCGGGCCCCCGGGACGTTGCGGCTGTGGCTGCGGCGCG CTTCTATTCCAAGGACAATGAAGGCAGCTGGTTCCGGTCCCTCTTCGTACACAAGGTGGACCCCCGGAAGGACGCCCACTCCACGCTGCTGTCCAAGAAGGAGACCAGCAACCTCTATAAGATCCAGT TTCACAATGTGAAGCCCGAGTGTCTGGACGCCTACAACAGCCTGAC GGAGGCCGTGCTGCCCAAGCTGCACCTGGATGAGGACTACCCCTGCTCGCTCGTGGGCAACTGGAACACGTGGTATGGGGAGCAGGACCAGGCAG TACACCTATGGCGATTCTCAGGGGGCTACCCAGCCCTCATGGACTGCATGAACAAGCTCAAGAACAACAAG GAGTACCTGGAGTTCCGAAAGGAGCGGAGCCAGATGCTGCTGTCCAGGAGAAACCAGCTGCTCCTTGAGTTCAGCTTCTGGAACGAGCCACAGCCTAGAGCCGGCCCCAACATCTACGAGCTGAGGACGTACAAGCTCAAG CCAGGAACCATGATCGAGTGGGGGAACAACTG GGCTCGGGCCATCAAGTACCGGCAGGAGAACCAGGAGGCGGTGGGCGGCTTCTTCTCGCAGATAGGAGAGCTCTACGTCGTGCACCATCTCTGGG CCTATAAAGACCTGCAGTCTCGGGAGGAGACCAGAAATGCTGCCTGGAGGAAGAGGGGCTGGGACGAAAATGTCTACTACACAG TCCCCCTGGTGCGACACATGGAGTCTCGGATCATGATCCCTTTGAAGATCTCACCTCTccagtga